Within Sorghum bicolor cultivar BTx623 chromosome 2, Sorghum_bicolor_NCBIv3, whole genome shotgun sequence, the genomic segment ACATAAAGTACCAACACCTGTAGATATGTATCAAAACTATCCACATGTGCCATTATGAAAATATTAATCTAAAGTAACCATTTAAATTTGCATGTACATTACCCACCCATCCATTAAGATATGCATAATGTAAGTAAACTCTAAAGTTTTGTCTAAGTTGCCTACTTTGCCAATTAAAATTATCAATGCATGCATGATAGCACGAGCCATAAATATGTAATTCTATGTTGTAGTAATCGTGAAATGTACATTTAACAACTCATATACTAAGAATTCAATTAAAGTTATACATTTGTGTAAGTTGTTACTATAGGTAATCTTACACATTTTTGAATTATTATGACATATCTATATTGGAGTGCAATTGTAATCActtcttttgttttaaaaatactaATACACAAATAATGCTTTGAGGAAAAGATTAACATCTCGAGTAGTGTGGACCAGATGTGGTCATGGTCACGTGGGTTATGAAATTGTTTAGTTTAGAAATTTAGCGCTTCAATTAGTAATAGTTACTATCTCCATAAatcttttaaaatgttttaattTTGTCCTAACAGATTGACAAAGTTTATAAAAAAGAATACAAATATTTTATCACCAAATATGTATCATAAAgtaatcataaaatatattttcatagtatatctatctGATATAGTAAATGCTGACAATATTctctataaatttgatcaaacaagatagttTGAGTTATgacaaaagttttttttttgcgaaaggAGTTATGACAACTAAAACATCAAGTTTTTGTGATGGACCGGAAGTAGTAGACTGCAAGAGATATTAATAGTCAAAgcatatctatatatatttattttaattttgtATGAGGTATTGAAAGAGAAATTGATGGTCAAAACGTATATTTAATGATTTTTAATCTACTGTTAATAAAATTTAAAACAAGCGGAGGGAATATAATGGGTGCAAGGACTTGCCGACGTAgctgatggacaagagtggaacGACGTTTCTACACTTAGAGGACATGCTTTTGATCCCACATATGCATAACTGATACACCTATACTACCTTCATCCTAGAAAAAGGATGTGATTCTAGTTCAGTTCTTATAATCATCTAAAATGTGACTATATGTGTATAGAGAAGAGTTATAGATTAGCTAGTTGGGTTTTCTATGGTGGAACCTGTCCACATAGATTTAAGTGCCTGACTTAACATGGGTACATTCGTACATGTATAGAGAAGAGTCATAGATCTCAGCTAGTTGGGTTTCTTGTGGTGGAACCTGTCCACCTAGGTTCAACTTCCTAACTTAACATGAGTGCTCGtatttttttggatttattTTAAGATTTAACGGCGCTATACTTTCAGCGGTTGACGACGTGCTCGTCGACAACGAAGCGTCTGATCCAACTCGATTTTTCGgaggtgctcataggggtaagatgtgtgtgtgcgcgcgttcATAGTGCTCATCGAGGTAAGATGTGCGTGTGTGCGTTCATAAGAGTGAGTGTGTGCTCGTATATACGAGCGTCTGGGTCTCGCAAAAAAAAGAAATGTATCAATCTATGAAACACTATAGATATAGTATAACAATAATTTTAATCATAAATATCGAtacttttttataaatttagtttaaaaaattaaGATGGTTTTGTTGGAACGCATGGAGGTAGTAGTTTATTCCTCCCATTCTGAGCCTCTCCGTTTCACAATATTTTTGCAGAACTCGCTGTTTTCCCAGCTGAAGCTGAATAGTCCCGTGTCTCCATCAATCTGTTCCCCCTTTGCCCATGCCGGACGCCCCATTTTTGGCGCCGCTGCCAGGCGACCGAATTATAGCCTAATCACACCAAAACCCGCTCCCTTCCAAACCCTCCCATCAGCCAATCTTATACTAGCCGACCGAGACCGACCCCCTCTCCCTTTGGTACTCTCGTTGCCATTCCCGATTCCCGAACGCGCAGCGGCGCAGGCAGCTGCGTTCACGTGTCCCACCAGTCCAGCCCCGTAGCGCCGTCCAGCTGCTACAAGAAGCCGCCACCGCCACAACCACCGCTCCGAACGGCTCACCGGCCGGGCGGCGGCGATCCCATGGGAGTGACGCCGACCAAACTTTTCTCGGATTCTAGCTCGAGCTGAGTCTGCGCGCTGCTGCATGCTGCAGCTGCTGGTTTCTTGAGAGGCGAGCCCCGCCTGAAGGGATGGCACTGGAGGCCGCCCTTGTGCTTTCCCAGCAGCAGTCCTCCTCCCAGCAAGGCAGTCGCTTTGGGTGCGGTGCCATGGCAGCAGGAGGGCCTTGGAGTAGTCTGTTGTTTAGTGGAATagaggaggtggtggagatgggtggcgccgccggcgccgccggcaGCTGGAACGCGGCCGCGTGCTCGCCGCCGCAGCTCCTGCAGGAGCTGGGTGACAACACGGCTGCCGGCGCGCTGCCTGCGGCGTCCGGGAGGTGTGCGAGTGGCGGCGCCGGTCAGGATGCCCCGGCACCGGCGCCCGGAAGAAGGAAGCGGCGCAGGATGAGGCCGGTGAAGAACGAGGAGGAAGTGGAGAGCCAGCGGATGATCCACATTGCCGTGGAGCGCAACCGCCGCAAGCAGATGAACGAGTACCTCGCAGCGCTCCGCTCCCTCATGCCGCCGGCCTACTCGCAACGGGTAACCGACGAGTTCCGATCTCCATCTCCCATGCACGCCCTCCCTAGTCCTGGCAATAAATCAATCTAGCATGATGCGATGCGGCCAAATAATTAAACtgagcgtgtgtgtgtgtgtgcagggCGATCAGGCGTCCATCGTCGGCGGCGCGATCAACTTCGTCAAGGAGCTGGAGCAGCTGCTCCAGTCGCTGGAGGCGCAGAGGCGTTCCTCGCAGCGCCCTGCCGACGACGTCGATCCCGACGACGCAGGGCCGTTCGCGGACTTCTTCACCTTCCCGCAGTACTCGATGTGCGCTGTCGTCGCGGGCGCGGCCCCAGAGAACAAGAACGCCGACCACCGTGAGGGCGCCGGCGGCGCCGAGGAGGAGGCGTCCGGGTCGAAGCCATCGGCCGTGGCCGACGTCGAGGCGACCATGGTGGAGAGCCACGCCAACCTTCGGGTGCTGTCCCGGCGCCGGCCGAGGCAGCTGCTGCGGCTGGTGCTGGGGCTCCAGGGCCACCGCCTCACCGTGCTCCACCTCAACATGAGCAGCGCCGGCCACATGGTGCTCTACTCGTTTAGCCTCAAGGTACTCCATCCACAACTTTCTTTCTACATTACCTCGTAAACAATTACAATCACAGGCAGCTACCCGATATAGTAGATATACATATACTCCGTACATGGCTCTCAGTCCAAGGAGTATAGTACTCGTACCTGGTTCGCAATACCACGCTTGGATGAAGTCCGGAGGCAAGGTGGTGCCTAGGTTTCCGTGCCTGATTTGGATCTTGCATTGTCCCCAACAGCTGCTCCAAATTCCCCCGTCTGCTTTACTTCATTATGGTTTGTATGTAATGGAGCAGATGAAGGTTGCAATTCTTTGACTTTCTGCTGATGGATCATCCATCATATGTATGGCGAATGCAGGTGGAGGATGATTGCCAGCTTACCTCTGTGGATGAGATTGCAGCTGCGGCTCATCAGATCGTCGAGAAGATCAATGAAGAACAAGGCTGCAGCTTATTAGAATAGAATCAGCCGCGAGCTTTCTCGCATGCAACTTTTCTTTAGCTCCTGTAGCAAGTGAAGTGATTCCCTTTGTGAAAACGAATAATGTACTAATCATCAGCTTAGCTGGTCTTTGAAACAGTAGTATGCATAACCCCTGTCTTTGTCCATAGAAAATAATGTCCATGGCCGCCAGGCATGCAAGGtctctccctctcggtctctgaACGAGAGCTCTGGCTACAGAACAGCTGCAATTCCATGGCGCTGTGAAGGGGAGAAGGCGTGACATTCCCTCCCTTGTGGCCTTGTGGCTTGTGGTACCTTGCTACCATGTTCTGATGTTCACCACACGATCTGACATAACTGGCACTAGCGGTGCTGTTTCAGACCTGGAAGAATTCTGTATTTCTGTTCCCCTTGTGAAGCACCACCGCCCCATGCCAAAACGCCAAAAGATTCTCAGCTCATGTATTCCTGTGCACATGGTTTGCAAATTCCTTTCTTGAATTTCCGTTAATTTCAGTACCGAGGGGGGCAAATTACAGTACCGAAAGAGCCATGAAAACTGTTATGATCATACACACAGATCCTTTATTGAGCTCAAATTAAAGAGCATACCAGCTACCATAGATTAAAGAAAAAATCAGCAAAAAACATATACTTTTCAGAGAACAGGTATGTTGTACCGTGGAGTATGGACATAAAAGCGTGACTTGGAGAAAACCTATAAGAAAGGAACGCGTCCCCCTCAGCCCTCAATCCTCAATGACCCAAGAAAAGGTTCCAGAACAGGGCACCTTTGCCTGATCGGCCTTTTACCATTTCTGTCTAAGCATGGTTCATCAAACAGTAAAAGAACTGCACGGACATTTCACCCATGTGAGCTTGCATCTGGTTGATTCTACCAACAGGACAAACTACATGTGCATCTCGCTCGCATGCAGAATGTCGTTTTCGCTCTTCAAATGTTCACtactttgggccttgtttactttcgaaaaaatttgcaaaatagaaatagtatcattttcgtttgtatttgacaaatactccatccgttccaaattataagtcattctaagaattttgagagtcaaagcattttcaagtttgaccaaaaatatagagagaaatataaagatttatgtcataaaataggtacactatgaaaatataactaacaaagaatctaatgatacttggttgatataaaaaatgttattattttgctatataaatttggtcaaacttaaaaaactttgactctccaagattcttggaatgacttataatttgggacggaggaagtattgtccaattatagactaactaagctcaaaagattcgtctcgtcaatttcgaccaaactgtgtaattagtttttcttttcatctatatttaatactccatgcatacgtctaaagattcgatgtgacggggaatctgaaaaattttgcaaaatttttgggaactaaacaaggccttgaaggAACGTAATCTGGTTAAAAAAAAAGGGAAGCCACCGCACCAGCGGAAAAAATAAACAGCAGAAGTTAACGGAGTCCCATGCATGATGCATCGACCAATTCACTCAAAACTTTGGTTGCCACATAAAGATGCATGGTATGTGCAGTGCAGGCATGTGAGTATACATGGAAATCACAGATCTATGTAGCAAGAATGATATGCGTACTGATAAGATCACAGAAATAGATCATGATATAATATATGGATACATAATATGCTTAAGGGTGTATTGTTTAGAAAGTGACCTGCCAAGCCATTAGTTAAATGAATAAACATGGGTTATGCAGTTTCTAACATTCCTATTCCTATGAATTTCCCATGAGTATCAAACATCTATCTTCTACAGTATTCCTATAGTTTCAATTCCTCTGTTTTACAATTGAATTCCTATAATATTCCTATCCCTAAGCTTTTGCTATCCTACATTTTGGtaccaggagaggcataacctaaatttgggtatcctctctcctcgagatccatttgcagagagtgttttctttaggtcttgttgttggagaaaactaaaaataggtatagaACTTTTTACCTGTAGCATTACCCAAAGAATaaatgagtcttgtattttgggagtATACTAGTTAATGTGAAAACCAATCTCAACAGTACACATGGCATATATCACATGCATGCAAGAACTACAGTTCAAGGACCTACACATGTTTCAGGATTCCATGGGATAGCAACAGGAAACCTGCATGccattgtttagttccaaaaaactttgcaaaatttttcagattcgtgTCACATCAAATTGCatgtaagatgaatcttttgagcccagttagtccataattggacaaaatttgtcaaatacaaatgaaacgtgctacagtgtctattttgtaaaaaaattttggaactaaacactaGTTGAGCGCTCAAACTATGACAGAAAGCAAAAGCGTGGTACCAGGAATATTATACTTGAGTTGTAATTGGAAAAAACACTTACATGATGTACGATGGGAGACAAAAGTCAGTATACAAATGTAATTAGTCACAATGAACCAAGACTCCCACGGGTGACAAGGGCAGAAGGCACCAAACATGCCATTCCAAAATGTACGGTATTACACTATAAAAGTACAGTATTGTTGTCATGGTTCTCACCAACCAAACTAGCCTGTGAACAACTGGAGATCAGCATCAGTTACCCTTAACCCCATCAAAcagcaaatagacaacaaatggACAGTTCAACAGATGCATAATAACTCCACTCGGAGAAAAAGACTGGGAAAGGGGAAAAAGGAAGACAACAATGGAGGAAGAGATGAAATGGGGCAGAGAGTCAAGCATAAGTGGATTTTCAGGCATAAGTGGATTTTCAGTGGTTGTCAAAGGAAACAAAAGATACAGCAGCGCATCATAGCAAAAGACCAGTGAAATAGAAAATAGATTGTCGGTGTTTGGTGCAATATCTAATCAAGCAGTACAACTTCCTCTAAGCTTTAGCTCCAGAACAAAACTGGCGTACTTTGCACGTCTGTCAGGAAAGGAATTCAGAAGTTGATGGTGGGAGCAAAGCTTTGAAGAAGTTTATTATTCAAACTTCTACATACTGAGACCTTGCCAAAGGTTTATGCACAGGAACCTCGTACCATGACAAGTAcatgaaaaagaaaatgttAAAGCACCAAAAGAGTTGATGCAAAATTAATTTTCTTTCATCATTCAGTAAAAGTTGTAACTAGATTCAATTACTCTTTAGATTTTGATAGAGTTcaacatgtttcctcaactagcATTTACAAATGTTACAGTGTGATGAAAAATATCTTTATGTTGTCATTTTAGTATACTTTGTGTCCTTTAGTGAAATCCTTGACAGGTGATCGATTAAAGAGAAAGGCATAGAACAGAATGTTGATGTAGTGACCCCATACTTTTTCATACTTGGAGAGCTGAGAGACATGCTTTACCTACCGATtcccacacacacaaaaaaagatTTAGCTTACCAAACTCAATTACTTTAAGAACGAATTTGTGAGTTGCTCTTCTCACTGTGCAGCTCCTAAGTTTCCTAAAGATGCATTTTTGTGATCATGCTCCTTGCCATTAACCTCCTAAGCACTATGACAGTTTACAGTTATCATTAAAAGGAGACCAGAAAAGAGTAGAACATGGAGACGAAATCTGCACTCACAATAGCAAAAAACATTGTGATGCAGAGCAAATGGAAATCAACTAGTGTGCTATTTCTTATTTCAATTTGTTATTACAAAACTCAATTAAAACATGCAAACAGGATAAGGCTTGTACCAAATATCTTTAACTATTAGAGAGGGTTAAAATTAGAAATGATAGTTATTCATGTTAGTAATTTTAAGTACTAAGAGTTGTGAGAAAATCTGACACCACtggagaaataaaaaaaagtttgctcgaCAAAGATAAGCATCATGTTCATAATAGCTGGATTCCATTGCAATCAAGTTTCTTAATTCATCATTTCATCATGAAATAACTTTATGTATTACTATCTTAGAAGCAATCAAATCAATGTTGTAATCAAATATCTCACAAAAATCAAAGTTACTTGGCCATGGCCACTAATAACGGCCCAGAACAACCTTAGATCTAAAACATGAATAATATCTAACTCCACAAGTCTTGCACAATAATATCACCTATATGTTCAAAATGTACAAAAAAAATTGTTAAATATTACTGAAGGATCAGCCATCAGGTACCTCAATTTGGTGAACTTCCCACCTTGACATACAGGAGAACACCATAGTATTGTATCTGCAGTTCATTTCCTACCCCTGCTAATAGGAAAAGCCCAGATGCAACATCTGCAATAAGTTAGCACACTAGGTATTCTGTTAGTAGTTGTGCTAACTGTATCTTAACATCCATCTGATAAATAAGACAACCACATGCCAAATTACTAATTTAAGTTTGCATTCAATACATGTTCAATGCTATCCATACAAAGAAGACATCTAATAATATCATACACCACCAACAGGAAGTACTGGGGTACAGATTCTTAATTTAGTATGTTTGCTTCATTCCTTTTTAAAGGCAAATAGAGTTGATATAGGTGAAAGCCCATTCCTTCTTGCATGACTACTAGTACATAACAAGTATGGAGAAGCCAAACATCAGCTTCCCCAAATTCACTCAAGCCAAGCTTGAAGTTATCATACAGGAAACTTGGGACTTCAAAGCTAACATAACCGTATCACTCAAGCAATCCTTATCGGCAACAATTGCTCTCATCAATAACTCACACCTCAAAGGAGATTTTCTCTGAGAGCAACTTCAGCTCTCTGCACTTTCTATCAACAGACACTGACACACTACCAGCTCCCGGCTTTGCTGAGGCTGCAACCCATTGACAGTACAAACATACCGACTCACAGTGGCAGCACAGCACCACTGGAGCGGCCATTCCGTGAGAAGAAGAACCCCTGGCCACTGCTTGACATGGACCTTCCAATCTTGAACCGGCCTGACTGACAAGAGGACGAAGAAGTGCCTGCCTCCTTCTCCTTGACCCTGAAGACCTTCATCTCTCGGGCATTTGGCAACTTGCAACTATACCGCACGACATCATCCTGAGCTTCAGGAACAGCCACGAGAAACAATGGAGAATCCATGGACGCCGAGCGCCTAATTGCCTTGGGCGTGGCCCTTCCATCCTCCTCCGTTGTAGCCGTTGTGCCTTCACTTTGAGTAGCTGACGAGGCCTCAGAGTCCTCCGAGCCCTCAGTCTCCGATTCAGACTGGGATAGCGACATTTCCTCATGAACATGGTGTTCTCCCGATTGGGCATCACCTGCCTCAGCCTCCGCGGCAGCGACGGGGGGATCGGAGGGAACGACGACGACGGGGGAACGGCAGATCGGGCAGTTGACGTGGGCGCGGAGCCAGGTGTCGATGCAGGGCGCGTGGAACGGGTGCGCGCAGCGCGGGAGGAGGCGCACCAGCTCCCCGTCGCTGAACTCGCCGAGGCACACCGCGCAGTCCCCGCCCCGGCCCACCACCCCGCGGCGGTACTCCACGGCGGCTATGGACGCGATGGTGGCCTCGTCGAGCCCCACCGTCCGGATGTACCACACGTGGTGCACCACCCCTCCTCCACCgccctcctcctcgtcgccgaaccctccgccgccgtcgtcgtcgtcggccccttcggcggcggccgccgccgcgaggcgtcggcggcgccgcaggatgaggcggcggcggcggtagaGGAGGAGCGTGGAGAGCGCGAgcgagaggaagaggaaggcgGAGAGCAGGGAgatgacgaggaggaggcgCACGGGCGCGTGGCGGTCGGCGGCGACCGGCGCGCGCGGGATCACCGGGAGCGGGGGCGGCGGGGGCAGGGCGTACGCGGAGCAGggcgcctcgccgccgccggggcagagcggGAGGCAGTCGAGCGGTGCCTCCGTGCAGTTGAGGATGACCGTCGACGTCGCCGCGTGCGGGCGCACCGTGTACATGGCTGGCTACCTTGGCTGggacagcggcggcggcggcggagtcggCTCGGGCTCGGCGGCGCGCATTGGAGAGGGGGCGGTGGTGGTGGGCTGGTTCGGGTGGGCAGGGGATACGTGGAGTGGATTGATCGCTGTTGGGTTTGGTAAGGTTTGGCGAGCTGCAGGAGCAGCAACTTGTTCCGTGGGGGAGCTGGACCGCATGGACTGCCGACGGCGACTGCGACTGCGGGCACCCAACACCTACGACTTTGCAAACTCTTTCTCTGACAATGTGGGCTCAACAAGTGCGGCTACTATTCTGAGCCCACCAGTCGGTGAAGAAACCGCTGTTCCGTGGGCGTGTTTCCTTACGTAGTATTGGGCTGTGGAAGTCAAACGCTAGTTGGGCCCGGATTAGCCTCTACTAGAGTCCACTCAAATAATAGTACGGAGTATGACTATACGTGGAAGACTGGAATGCCGTGTCTACGTAAATCAAAGCCGTTGATTCCAGTTCAGACGGCTGAGATGTAGTAATCATGTGAGAGGTAATTAAAGAGACTCATTAATGGCTCCGCTCGGCCGGCAGGCAGTCTGCGCTGGAGTCGGGTAAATTTTGACCTATGGAATCGGGTGATTTGTTAGGCAAGTGCTATCAACGTTTCAACGCAATCATGTGTCAAATCGGACACAACAATTCGCTCTTGAATCTTTCCGGTCGCTCTGAATTCGTGGCCGTTCGACTTGAGCACCCTGTATTTGAGTAAATTAAAATTGATTTACTACGTCCAGAAGATTTGAGCACCAAATTAAGGCGCCATCTGCCCCCGAACCCGTGTGAGGCCAGACACACATGCCACATGTTGAGCTCCGTTCTCTTCTCTCTAGCTCCATCCAACCGACCCCAAAAAAACTCAAATTGATTATAAAACAATACGACTTGCCGCTTGATTACTGCACTCGGTATTTTGCTGGTGCTCAGATGTGCTTGTGACCAGTGAAATTGGAAACGAAGTGAGGGGAAGGCTCAAGGTTCGTTTGGCACAGCTTAACTTCAATAGTGaaactgtttttttagaaaatagtttTATGAACAATTTTCTAAATGAAGCTAAGCTACTTTGGAAAAaatgtttggtaaaatagcttcaccaactacttcttgCATAGattagagaaaaaaaatgagaaagagagagctgcaataagctactttttttcagCTTTATTCCACTAATATTTTTGTAagaggagaagaaaaacagcttcacccatgaagctgttttgaaaaCAAGTGTTTAGCAAGAAAAATAGCTCATGAAACTgtttgtgagctgtaccaaataGGACCCGAATCATCATACTTTGACTATAGAGAAATTGATTCTAGAGAAGCGAGTGTACAGAGATCTGGGTTCAATGGCACTGTTTCAGTAGTACTTTTCAGCAAATATGCAGTGCTCTCCTCATACAAAATTTCAACATAAGCATAAGTATAAACCAATTTCCTACTTATTATTGGATATTCTTTGGACCCGCTCAATTTTGCTACACAACATTGTTTGTGCTGGAGCCGTACCGCAACAGCCCATCGGCTATTGTCAGCTATCGAAAATGTGAGACCAAAAGACATCAACTTGCTGTGGCTAATATATATCTGGCTATGGCTGTTGTACACACACTTATGGTTCGTGGGCCAGTTTGAGGTGCTCTACGGTTGGATGGGGATTTTAAGAGTTCTATCCGCTATTACACATGTTCTTATGGATTATGAGATTTTCAAAATTTGTGTCTTTGATTTTTAAACCGGTTCTAGAATCCAACTAGTTTAGATATCAGGTTTTTTAATGGAATTTATAATTCCAAACGAGGCTAAGTTGATGAGGGCTACTTAGGCCTAGCAGGCGATGAAGGAGAAGAAGCATGTAGTGGCGGCGATGTAGGTGCTAATGAGGCTTATGAGGTTGTTGAAGGTGGTGAGCATGAGCAAAACCACCTAGGCCTCCGTGTGGTAGAACCGCAAGCACATCAACAACACCATGATAATCAGTGACGCCGCGAACGTCGTGGCGTTGTAAGTAGTAGAATATCATGTACCGTGACCCGTGCCTGTCTTGGAACACTAGGTTGCCCGTGTGGTGGACGTCCTGTGAGAACCCTAGAATCCCATGCCCATCATCTCCTCCGCAATGGCACGCCGGCCTCGACCATCACATTCTCTAGAAGTGGAGCGACGCTAGGAGCACCGAGATGTCGCGCTTCCTTgtcgtgctaatcttggtgaCCGTCGGGGTCACGTCGCCTGGGGTAGAGTTGGCCACACCGATGGCTTGACTTCCCTGTGCTTCCTCGACATTGATGGGACAAGACCTTTTAAATTTGAGAGCATTTAGTTTGGTCGAAAACACATGCATGGAAAACATTTTTTCCCTTATCAACATGCGCTCCCACCTCATGCATTATTGGATGTGCATGACGACATGTGCATTGTAGGAGAGAGACAATATCCTGCAGTGCATAAGTTTCCATATACATCCAAAGGTGCATGAGGTGGGAGCACATGCCCCCTACATCAACACCTTTGCTTCGTGCGATGGTCGAGGGGAATGTAGGGGATCCTTTACTCTGCTTCGTGTGATGGCATGGAACAGTGCGAGGTAACAACCAAGGTAGGTGATCAACTCAA encodes:
- the LOC8083257 gene encoding E3 ubiquitin-protein ligase RING1 — protein: MYTVRPHAATSTVILNCTEAPLDCLPLCPGGGEAPCSAYALPPPPPLPVIPRAPVAADRHAPVRLLLVISLLSAFLFLSLALSTLLLYRRRRLILRRRRRLAAAAAAEGADDDDGGGGFGDEEEGGGGGVVHHVWYIRTVGLDEATIASIAAVEYRRGVVGRGGDCAVCLGEFSDGELVRLLPRCAHPFHAPCIDTWLRAHVNCPICRSPVVVVPSDPPVAAAEAEAGDAQSGEHHVHEEMSLSQSESETEGSEDSEASSATQSEGTTATTEEDGRATPKAIRRSASMDSPLFLVAVPEAQDDVVRYSCKLPNAREMKVFRVKEKEAGTSSSSCQSGRFKIGRSMSSSGQGFFFSRNGRSSGAVLPL
- the LOC8063735 gene encoding transcription factor bHLH94, producing MALEAALVLSQQQSSSQQGSRFGCGAMAAGGPWSSLLFSGIEEVVEMGGAAGAAGSWNAAACSPPQLLQELGDNTAAGALPAASGRCASGGAGQDAPAPAPGRRKRRRMRPVKNEEEVESQRMIHIAVERNRRKQMNEYLAALRSLMPPAYSQRGDQASIVGGAINFVKELEQLLQSLEAQRRSSQRPADDVDPDDAGPFADFFTFPQYSMCAVVAGAAPENKNADHREGAGGAEEEASGSKPSAVADVEATMVESHANLRVLSRRRPRQLLRLVLGLQGHRLTVLHLNMSSAGHMVLYSFSLKVEDDCQLTSVDEIAAAAHQIVEKINEEQGCSLLE